One stretch of Arachis duranensis cultivar V14167 chromosome 1, aradu.V14167.gnm2.J7QH, whole genome shotgun sequence DNA includes these proteins:
- the LOC107488202 gene encoding MYB-like transcription factor ODO1 — MGRQPCCDKLGVKKGPWTAEEDKKLINFILTNGQCCWRAVPKLAGLRRCGKSCRLRWTNYLRPDLKRGLLTQAEEQLVIDLHARLGNRWSKIAARLPGRTDNEIKNHWNTHIKKKLLKMGIDPVTHVPLNKKESSSPEDQKNLQQQEPKEGNNGDLNSEENNSNSSSPTENSSSGEESLLLDSICSDDSLMMDNLWMDHENTLVDALLWDTTPKVEGTNTNTNNVDMGLTVPSWEDNNNYAWLLDFEDIGVHDFGFNYCFNEIDHSNAMQTIGSERKGSLA, encoded by the exons ATGGGAAGGCAACCTTGTTGTGATAAACTTGGTGTGAAGAAAGGACCATGGACTGCTGAGGAAGACAAGAAGCTTATAAACTTTATTCTCACAAATGGACAGTGCTGCTGGCGTGCTGTGCCCAAGCTGGCCGGCCTCCGCCGATGCGGCAAGAGCTGCCGCCTTCGCTGGACTAATTACCTTCGCCCGGACTTAAAGAGAGGACTCCTCACTCAGGCAGAGGAGCAGCTTGTTATTGATCTTCATGCCCGTCTTGGCAACAG GTGGTCCAAGATTGCAGCAAGGTTACCAGGAAGAACAGACAATGAGATCAAGAATCATTGGAACACACACATCAAGAAAAAGCTTCTTAAGATGGGGATTGACCCTGTCACTCATGTACCTCTCAATAAAAAGGAAAGTTCCTCCCCTGAAGACCAAAAGAATCTGCAACAACAAGAGCCTAAGGAAGGTAATAATGGGGATCTCAACTCTGAggaaaataattcaaattcatcaTCCCCAACTGAAAATTCTTCTTCAGGAGAAGAATCTCTTTTGCTAGATAGCATTTGCAGCGATGATTCTCTAATGATGGATAATTTATGGATGGATCATGAAAATACACTGGTGGATGCATTGTTATGGGACACTACCCCTAAAGTGGAGGGCACAAATACAAACACAAACAATGTTGACATGGGACTCACAGTGCCATCTTGGgaggataataataattatgcTTGGTTATTGGACTTTGAGGACATTGGTGTTCATGATTTTGGTTTTAATTATTGTTTCAATGAGATAGATCATTCAAATGCAATGCAAACTATAGGAAGTGAAAGAAAAGGGTCTTTAGCGTGA